From a region of the Phragmites australis chromosome 21, lpPhrAust1.1, whole genome shotgun sequence genome:
- the LOC133903001 gene encoding uncharacterized protein LOC133903001: MALGSTRVLALVAAVVVAAAGTRAGAWTHYDEKKFTVTGTVLCQDCTKNWDAYAYSAKPIPGSAVGITCLDKKTGRTVHHGVGTTDGKGVFSIEVPYAVNGGNLSPADCLVRLAPSGDKGCAALTDFNGGRTGEKPSRPVQLYPGRVTYAVGPYYSTLPQCDAAKDNDACSY; this comes from the exons ATGGCGCTGGGAAGCACGCGCGTGCTCGCGCTGGTGGCCGCCGTGGTCGTCGCGGCGGCGGGGACGCGCGCCGGCGCGTGGACGCACTACGACGAGAAGAAATTCACGGTGACAGGCACCGTGCTGTGCCAGGACTGCACCAAGAACTGGGACGCCTACGCCTACAGCGCCAAGCCTATCCCCG GAAGCGCGGTGGGCATCACGTGCCTGGACAAGAAGACCGGGCGGACGGTGCACCACGGCGTGGGCACGACGGACGGCAAGGGCGTGTTCAGCATAGAGGTGCCCTACGCCGTGAACGGCGGCAACCTCAGCCCGGCCGACTGCCTCGTCCGCCTCGCGCCGTCGGGGGACAAGGGATGCGCCGCGCTCACCGACTTCAACGGCGGCCGGACCGGCGAGAAGCCGTCCCGCCCCGTGCAGCTCTACCCCGGCAGGGTCACCTACGCCGTCGGGCCGTACTACTCCACCCTGCCGCAGTGCGACGCCGCCAAGGACAACGACGCCTGCTCCTACTGA
- the LOC133903454 gene encoding uncharacterized protein LOC133903454 — MLGRNAQLPTPLTQPDHSAASPIAAAAAGVPIWRRGAHGDVAHHLPTAGAGAARRRRRSGLSCRPSHLFFALLVALFTASLLVVWQLLSIGDGDAAEGEREVPPRTDGGGVIRFSASRVALRAFDGESRLEAARSERRWCPGLAPVRLALVVGSMNIDARSLMLATLAKSLTGLGYEIEVLAFADGKARGIWENICHIHVVNYASLKFVDWSKYNGVLLSSLEGKRVLSILMQEPFRFLPVVWLIHEDTLGQHVRSYTELHESIPNVIEDWRGHFSACAYVVFPDSYLPLLYSPLDSGNFLVIPGSPVDIWAAKRYGLSHSQETMRKQHGIEEDDVVVLVVGSYLFFDELPWDYATVMRALAPHILDIAKTKKLRVQFIFFCGNDTDAYNSAFQELASHMGFPDGSVKHFSMTHDIRNLLIFVDVVLYGSLRQEPGFPPLLLRSMSSEIPIIAPNLTFITKYVTDGIHGFLFNPDDPSTVASAFTRILGEKKLLDTAYSVALEGKLLSKNMLAYDCITAHVKLLECVMHYPSDAKLPSSASKIQDITWLWDAFEMKAALENGSLEDESHSSTRIADILMGEFRQSNQTTYPDNSNDTSSYDYPSLSDWNDLSEVEIFEDIERREMEEIDERVERPLLSWDEVYRNARKSERLKPQGNGRDEGELERTGQPLCVYEIYSGEGAWPFLHHGSLYRGITLSKGGRRPRSDDVDAVTRLSVLDNPYYRDLLCEFGAMFAISNRIDSVHKLPWIGFQSWRAAGRKVSLSGSAEDTLEETMTGENSEDAIYYWAPMDMDQSSDFWSMCDCLNAGHCRNLFEDAFRTMYGLPQGVAALPPMPNDGDYWSTLHSWVMPTPSFLKFIMFSRMFVDSLHNLNENSTEPASCLLGASQPEKRHCYCRVLEVLVNVWAYHSGQKMVYLNPVTGDVREQHPLDERNEMWVKFFNFTLLKSMDEDLAEEADDGMHPGNDQWLWPLTGQVFWPGIADREREEKYIRKLDKKLKNKVKLLERQKSGYKQKPLGQ, encoded by the exons ATGTTAGGCAGGAACGCGCAGCTTCCCACCCCACTGACCCAGCCTGACCACTCGGCCGCTTCCCCGATCGCCGCCGCAGCTGCGGGTGTCCCAATATGGCGGCGCGGGGCGCACGGCGACGTCGCGCACCACCTCCCCACCGCGGGTGCCGGCgcggcgcggaggcggcggcgctcggggCTGTCGTGCCGGCCGAGCCACCTCTTCTTCGCGCTCCTCGTCGCGCTCTTCACGGCCTCCCTGCTCGTGGTCTGGCAGCTGCTCTCCAtcggcgacggcgacgcggCAGAGGGGGAGAGGGAGGTGCCGCCCCGGACTGACGGCGGCGGTGTGATACGGTTCTCGGCCTCGCGCGTGGCGCTGCGCGCGTTCGACGGCGAGAGCCGGCTCGAGGCCGCGAGATCCGAGCGGCGGTGGTGTCCCGGGCTCGCGCCCGTCAGGCTGGCCCTC GTTGTGGGAAGCATGAACATAGACGCACGATCTCTGATGCTTGCAACTTTGGCAAAAAGTCTTACGGGTCTGGGTTATGAGATCGAG GTTTTAGCATTTGCGGATGGGAAAGCTCGAGGTATTTGGGAAAATATTTGCCACATACATGTTGTGAATTATGCGAGTTTGAAGTTTGTCGACTGGTCAAA GTACAATGGTGTGCTCTTAAGCTCTCTTGAGGGGAAAAGAGTTCTTTCTAT TCTTATGCAGGAACCTTTTCGATTTCTACCAGTGGTTTGGCTTATACATGAAGATACTCTTGGACAGCATGTTAGAAGTTACACAGAGTTACATGAGTCCATTCCCAATGTCATTGAAGATTGGAGGGGCCATTTTAGTGCATGCGCTTATGTTGTGTTTCCCGATAGCTACCTTCCT TTGTTATACTCCCCTCTTGATTCTGGGAACTTTTTGGTGATTCCTGGTTCTCCGGTTGATATCTGGGCAGCTAAAAGATATGGCTTATCACATTCTCAAGAAACTATGAGAAAGCAGCATGGGATTGAAGAAGATGATGTCGTTGTTTTGGTTGTCGGAAGCTACTTGTTCTTTGATGAATTGCCATGGGATTATGCAACAGTCATGCGTGCATTAGCTCCACACATTTTGGATATAGCAAAAACTAAGAAATTGAGAGTgcagtttatttttttctgtgGAAACGACACTGATGCCTACAACTCCGCTTTCCAG GAACTTGCCTCACACATGGGATTTCCTGATGGTTCCGTAAAGCATTTTTCCATGACTCATGATATTAGGAACCTGTTAATATTTGTGGATGTTGTTCTCTACGGATCTTTAAGACAAGAACCTGGTTTTCCTCCTTTGTTATTGCGGTCCATGTCCTCTGAAATTCCAATAATTGCGCCAAATCTGACTTTTATAACAAAATAT GTCACTGATGGCATCCATGGCTTCCTTTTCAATCCCGATGACCCAAGCACAGTGGCTTCAGCTTTCACACGAATTTTAGGAGAAAAAAAGCTTTTGGATACTGCCTATTCTGTTGCTTTGGAGGGGAAGCTACTTTCCAAGAACATGTTAGCATATGATTGCATTACTGCTCATGTTAAGCTTCTTGAATGTGTGATGCATTATCCTTCAGATGCAAAATTACCGTCTTCTGCTTCTAAAATTCAAGACATAACATGGTTATGGGATGCTTTCGAGATGAAGGCTGCACTAGAAAATGGTTCTTTGGAAGATGAAAGCCATAGCAGCACAAGGATCGCTGATATCCTTATGGGAGAATTCCGTCAAAGTAATCAAACAACTTATCCTGATAATAGCAACGATACTTCTTCATATGATTACCCTAGCTTATCCGACTGGAATGATTTGAGTGAGGTCGAAATCTTTGAAGATATAGAGAGGAGAGAAATGGAGGAG ATTGATGAAAGGGTGGAAAGACCTTTGTTATCATGGGATGAGGTGTACAGAAACGCTCGTAAATCAGAAAGGCTAAAGCCACAAGGAAATGGGCGTGACGAAGGTGAACTGGAAAGGACTGGACAACCTCTGTGTGTATATGAGATTTATAGCGGAGAGGGAGCATGGCCGTTTTTACATCATGGATCTTTATATCGTGGCATTACACTT TCAAAAGGAGGCAGGAGACCAAGATCAGATGATGTTGATGCTGTTACCAGGCTTTCAGTTCTGGACAACCCATACTATCGTGATCTTCTTTGTGAATTTGGTGCTATGTTTGCCATTTCGAACAGAATTGATAGTGTACATAAGTTACCATGGATAGGTTTCCAGTCATGGCGAGCTGCTGGAAGAAAG GTATCCTTGTCTGGAAGTGCAGAAGACACCTTGGAGGAAACTATGACCGGAGAAAATAGCGAGGATGCTATATACTACTGGGCGCCAATGGATATGGACCAAAGTTCCGACTTTTGGTCGATGTGTGATTGCCTAAATGCTGGCCATTGCAG aaaTCTTTTTGAAGATGCATTTAGGACTATGTATGGGCTGCCACAGGGTGTCGCAGCCCTTCCACCCATGCCCAATGATGGCGATTATTGGTCTACTCTTCACAGCTGGGTGATGCCCACCCCATCATTTTTGAAATTCATCATGTTCTCAAG GATGTTTGTCGATTCACTTCATAACTTGAATGAGAACAGTACTGAGCCAGCTTCATGCTTACTTGGAGCATCACAGCCTGAG AAAAGGCACTGCTATTGTCGAGTCCTGGAAGTCCTTGTAAATGTCTGGGCTTATCACAGTGGACAGAAGATGGTATACCTTAACCCTGTCACTGGAGATGTCAGAGAGCAGCATCCACTCGATGAAAGAAATGAGATGTGGGTAAAATTCTTCAACTTCACCCTTCTGAAGAGCATGGATGAGGATCTAGCAGAAGAAGCGGATGATGGCATGCATCCTGGAAATGATCAATGGCTGTGGCCATTAACTGGTCAAGTGTTCTGGCCTGGTATCGCTGACCGGGAAAGGGAGGAGAAATATATAAGAAAACTGgacaaaaagctcaagaataaGGTGAAATTGCTTGAAAGGCAGAAGTCAGGTTACAAGCAGAAGCCCCTGGGACAATGA